Genomic window (Sulfurimonas sp.):
TTTTTATAATAGACATACTTGACATTGCTATATAAGTAAAAACTGCGAAAATAACCAAAAGTACCAAAGGTTCAAAAACTGCATCTATCTTAAAAACCATAAGAACAATTTTTGAAGAACCAACTAAATAACTTATGAGTAATCCATAAAAAATGATAAGATTTGCTATAGAAGCTATCCATTTTCCAGCTACTCCAAAATGTTCCTGATAGAGACTTGGAAAATTAAAAGTATCATCTTTCTTTTTATTTACCTCTTTTGCTAAAACAATACCTGAAAAAAACATACTTATAGAAAAAAATGCCATCATTAGCATAGATGGCCAAAAGCCAGAGATACCTGCATTAATTGGCATTGCTAATATACCAGCACCTATCATGTTACCAGCTACTAAAAAAGATAACATAAAAGTATGTTTAATGGTCATTTAGTTGTTTTCTTTCGTGGTTTTTCATATCCAGTAGGACCATTTTTCCACTCTGATTTTTTATACCACTCTTTAGGATAACCAACTTCTTGAGCCATTTTGTTAGATTCATTCACATATCCATCACTATATTTTGCAACTAAATACCAAGCTAAACTCCACCACTCATCTACAACTTTATTTGCTTGAGTATTAGAGTACTCACTAAGTAGTTTTTTAGTCTTTTGTGGATTTTGTTTATATAGTGCTAAAGCTTTTTTATCCATAATTTTTATGCTTTGTAGCTGTGTATATTCTAACTCATTTTGTTTTTGTTTTATATCTTCTATGATATAGCTATATTTAAGTCCTGCCCAATTAGCTACAAAATTAAATGCCCACCATGCACTTTTTTGATCAAACTTATTACTAAGACCAGTATAGTAACTTTTTGGAATTGAATCTATTCCTACATAAAATGGCGTAATTACTGTACTCATTGGTTGATCTGGTCCAAACCATACAATACCACCGATAGGGTCTGGTAACCAACTTCTAGCTTGAAGTACAAAACTATAACCGCTTCTGTATATTGAAAGTGGTCTCTCCCAAGCACCTTTGAGTTTGGCACTTGGATTCCCAGTATCATTTCCAGCATCCATCGAACCTGGATATCTATAAGGATTACCAAAAGGTCCCGCGGTTATGCCTTTTGATTGGTCAAACTCAGTTCCCTGATAATAATCACGATACAAATTTATTACATCTCTAACATCTAGTTTTTTATCTGGCTTAATTGAAAATGGATACTGAGAAGTAAAACCATCTTTTGCCCAAGGACTTAGCTTCATAGATGGAGCCAACTTATCTTGAACTCTCCAAACTCTTCTAAGTGAATAGTAAGGATGACTATATTCTCCCTCACTAACTGTTCTCAACCAATCAAGTTTCCCATCTTTAGGGTTCCACCAACCATACTTTTTTGCTATTTTATGAAGGTTTTTTGAGTACAACATATCTGGAGAGTTTGTATCTATTTCTCTAATTCTAAACTCATTTGCAGCTACAAAGATTTCTCCATCTGGAA
Coding sequences:
- a CDS encoding dipeptidase gives rise to the protein MKSIFKALVIVSFVVMSSSLACTTMIITKGASKDGSVFVAHSDDSEMFDNRLVLVPAKDHKAGSLRAVYYDASSLGNRAEFNANVLQRYVGEDRGEVYKDKTKPQSIPLGFIPQVKHTYAYFEGNYGIMNEHQLMFGEATNGAKITAEPKPGKLLFYSSELSRVALERTKTARDAIALIGELIETYGYYGTGETLPVADKNEGWVIEMAPSPEGKGGLWVAKRVPDGEIFVAANEFRIREIDTNSPDMLYSKNLHKIAKKYGWWNPKDGKLDWLRTVSEGEYSHPYYSLRRVWRVQDKLAPSMKLSPWAKDGFTSQYPFSIKPDKKLDVRDVINLYRDYYQGTEFDQSKGITAGPFGNPYRYPGSMDAGNDTGNPSAKLKGAWERPLSIYRSGYSFVLQARSWLPDPIGGIVWFGPDQPMSTVITPFYVGIDSIPKSYYTGLSNKFDQKSAWWAFNFVANWAGLKYSYIIEDIKQKQNELEYTQLQSIKIMDKKALALYKQNPQKTKKLLSEYSNTQANKVVDEWWSLAWYLVAKYSDGYVNESNKMAQEVGYPKEWYKKSEWKNGPTGYEKPRKKTTK